Proteins encoded together in one Bradyrhizobium sp. CB82 window:
- a CDS encoding nucleoside deaminase, whose translation MEQLTLMNRPEAHLQDLQLMERCFEVARLGAKKGELPFGALIVSRGQVIAEATNRVSSEGDVTRHAELVALSAAQKVLNRKRLQDCTLYSIVEPCPMCSFSSREARIGRVVFALSSPVMGGYSKWDVLKDDDLSNKLPEVFGPPPEIVSGLLAAQAEQVWSQWNPLAWRFIKRRGCFGSAADLPERHAAAPRPILSWAVLTAFLAAPALAVSKAFLRSRAGSKAVPKFDSQSDS comes from the coding sequence ATGGAGCAGCTGACGCTCATGAACAGGCCGGAAGCTCACCTTCAAGATTTGCAACTGATGGAGCGATGCTTTGAAGTCGCTCGACTTGGAGCGAAGAAAGGAGAGCTGCCGTTCGGCGCCCTGATTGTTTCTCGAGGACAGGTCATTGCGGAGGCGACAAATCGCGTTTCATCGGAGGGCGACGTGACGCGCCACGCGGAGCTCGTGGCACTTTCCGCGGCACAAAAGGTCCTCAACCGAAAGCGTCTGCAAGATTGCACCTTGTATTCGATCGTTGAACCTTGCCCGATGTGTTCGTTTTCTTCGAGGGAGGCGCGGATTGGTCGGGTGGTGTTCGCCCTCTCGTCTCCTGTGATGGGCGGATATTCGAAATGGGACGTGCTGAAGGACGACGATTTATCGAACAAGCTGCCTGAGGTTTTTGGACCTCCGCCGGAGATCGTCTCCGGCCTGTTGGCAGCGCAGGCCGAGCAGGTCTGGAGCCAGTGGAACCCGCTCGCTTGGCGCTTCATAAAGCGAAGAGGCTGCTTTGGATCGGCGGCGGATCTGCCTGAGCGCCATGCGGCCGCGCCGCGGCCCATCCTTTCGTGGGCCGTCTTGACCGCCTTTTTGGCCGCGCCGGCCCTAGCGGTGAGCAAGGCCTTCCTGCGCTCACGTGCGGGTTCGAAAGCTGTGCCCAAGTTCGACTCGCAGTCCGACTCGTGA
- a CDS encoding helix-turn-helix transcriptional regulator, which yields MGQRNAVARPKREPTDSDVLVGQRIRRHRMEKGLSQTQLGKALGISFQQIQKYEKGVNRVGAIRLQQIAAELSTEVAVLLAETGRHLPSAVDEFLATKEGHDLFVAIMRISNDKKLLRAVVRSLDVFSREANSDGNDDDDG from the coding sequence ATGGGCCAACGCAATGCCGTCGCGCGGCCGAAGCGCGAGCCGACGGACAGTGATGTCCTGGTCGGGCAGCGGATTCGGCGCCACCGCATGGAGAAGGGTCTTAGCCAGACCCAGCTCGGTAAGGCGCTCGGAATCAGCTTCCAGCAAATCCAGAAATACGAGAAAGGGGTCAACCGCGTCGGCGCCATCCGCCTGCAGCAGATCGCCGCCGAACTGAGTACCGAGGTTGCAGTCCTGCTCGCCGAGACCGGCAGGCATCTGCCGTCGGCGGTCGACGAGTTTCTCGCCACCAAGGAGGGACACGATCTGTTCGTGGCCATCATGCGGATCAGCAACGACAAGAAGCTCCTGCGGGCGGTCGTCCGCTCGCTCGACGTGTTCTCTAGGGAAGCCAATTCGGATGGCAATGACGATGATGATGGATGA
- a CDS encoding helix-turn-helix domain-containing protein: protein MARVGHNSRTLWLTRSYNFIDKDPEIDRFRSLYQKDRVKERDLAILAGLSASTVTNMFGGKTRRPQHATFAKMAGALGYKYDLVAEDKPDYEAELPKAKQEFKAYRATLAKRKRRKAKAAKNGHARA, encoded by the coding sequence ATGGCTAGGGTGGGACACAATTCGCGGACGCTGTGGCTGACACGGTCCTACAATTTTATCGACAAAGATCCTGAGATTGATCGGTTCAGATCGCTGTACCAGAAGGACCGCGTCAAGGAGCGCGATCTCGCGATACTGGCGGGACTCTCGGCGTCGACGGTGACCAACATGTTCGGCGGCAAAACCCGTCGGCCGCAGCACGCGACTTTCGCCAAGATGGCCGGAGCGCTCGGCTACAAATACGACCTCGTCGCCGAAGACAAGCCGGACTATGAGGCCGAGTTGCCAAAGGCGAAGCAGGAGTTCAAGGCCTATCGGGCGACGCTCGCAAAACGCAAACGGCGCAAAGCGAAGGCGGCCAAGAACGGACACGCGAGGGCCTGA